In Phytoactinopolyspora mesophila, the following are encoded in one genomic region:
- the dxs gene encoding 1-deoxy-D-xylulose-5-phosphate synthase codes for MGVLERVSEPRDLRGLSTAELDSLAAEIRDLIVRTVSRTSGHLGPNLGVVELTLAVHRVFDSPRDPIVFDTGHQSYVHKLLTGRVERFGTIRSKDGLSGYPSQAESQHDWVENSHASTSLSYADGMAKAFAVRGEKERTAVAIIGDGALTGGMAWEALNNIAGGPQNGPDGRPLVMVVNDNGRSYSPTVGGLAQHLSGLRTDPRYEQALDLVKRTLNRTPLVGHVTYEALHGLKKGLKDLLAPQGMFEDLGLKYIGPIDGHDRDAVENALMQAKRFGGPVIVHCVTQKGHGYDVAVRDEVDHMHSPSAFDPLTGEPIGDPTRTLTHAFSDALLDAGRRRRDVVAVTAAMLCPTGMEPFAKAFPERCFDVGIAEQHAATSAAGMAMMGLHPVVAIYATFLNRAFDQVLMDCALHKTGVTFVLDRAGVTGTDGASHNGMWDMSILQVVPGLRLAAPRDADQLAELFAEALDVSDAPTVVRFPGKEPADVGIDALERLGTADVLARAQTPDVLLVAVGGLAGAGVDAARRIQAQGVGVTVVDPRWVKPIDKALIELAGEHRLVVTAEDGCRVGGVGSVLAQELRDHNVDVPVHNFGIPARFLDHGKRAGILDELGLTGQGLAREISGLVAALESDSSLASSETV; via the coding sequence TTGGGCGTACTCGAACGTGTGAGTGAGCCTCGAGATCTGCGAGGACTCTCCACGGCAGAACTCGACTCGCTAGCAGCTGAGATCCGGGACCTCATTGTCCGGACGGTGTCGCGTACCAGCGGCCATCTGGGCCCCAACCTGGGCGTTGTCGAGCTCACCCTTGCCGTGCACCGGGTCTTCGATTCGCCCCGTGATCCCATCGTTTTCGACACCGGGCATCAGTCCTACGTGCACAAGCTGCTCACCGGCCGGGTGGAGCGCTTCGGCACCATCCGTTCCAAGGACGGCCTCTCCGGATACCCGAGCCAGGCGGAGAGCCAGCACGACTGGGTGGAGAATTCACACGCCTCCACGTCGCTTTCGTACGCCGACGGCATGGCCAAGGCGTTCGCGGTGCGGGGCGAGAAGGAGCGCACCGCCGTGGCCATCATCGGCGACGGCGCGCTGACCGGCGGTATGGCCTGGGAAGCATTGAACAACATCGCCGGCGGACCGCAGAACGGCCCAGACGGGCGGCCGCTGGTCATGGTGGTCAATGACAACGGGCGCTCGTATTCGCCGACGGTCGGAGGGCTGGCCCAGCATCTGTCCGGGCTGCGAACCGATCCGCGCTACGAACAAGCCCTCGATCTGGTCAAGCGCACCCTCAACCGCACCCCACTGGTCGGCCACGTCACGTACGAGGCTCTGCACGGACTCAAGAAGGGGCTCAAGGACCTCCTGGCCCCGCAGGGCATGTTCGAAGACCTCGGCCTGAAGTACATCGGCCCGATCGACGGCCACGACCGCGACGCGGTCGAGAACGCTCTGATGCAGGCCAAGCGTTTCGGCGGGCCGGTCATCGTGCACTGCGTCACGCAGAAGGGGCATGGATACGACGTCGCGGTGCGCGACGAAGTCGACCACATGCACAGCCCGTCGGCATTCGACCCGCTGACCGGCGAGCCGATCGGCGATCCCACCCGCACACTCACACATGCCTTCAGCGACGCGCTGCTCGACGCCGGCCGGCGTCGTCGCGATGTGGTTGCGGTCACTGCCGCGATGTTGTGTCCCACCGGAATGGAACCGTTCGCCAAAGCCTTCCCTGAGCGTTGCTTCGACGTCGGCATCGCCGAACAACACGCCGCCACGTCGGCCGCCGGCATGGCCATGATGGGCTTGCACCCGGTGGTGGCCATCTACGCCACCTTCCTCAACCGCGCCTTCGATCAGGTGCTGATGGACTGCGCTTTGCACAAGACGGGGGTGACCTTCGTCCTCGACCGGGCCGGGGTCACGGGCACCGACGGAGCGTCCCACAACGGCATGTGGGATATGTCGATCCTGCAGGTGGTGCCCGGCTTACGGCTGGCCGCACCGCGCGATGCCGACCAGTTGGCCGAGCTGTTCGCCGAGGCGCTCGACGTGAGCGATGCTCCCACGGTCGTCCGGTTTCCTGGCAAGGAGCCGGCCGACGTAGGCATCGACGCGCTCGAACGTCTCGGCACGGCTGATGTGCTGGCCCGTGCGCAGACCCCGGACGTCCTGCTCGTGGCCGTCGGCGGACTCGCCGGGGCCGGAGTCGACGCGGCCCGGCGGATCCAGGCCCAGGGGGTTGGCGTGACCGTCGTCGACCCACGCTGGGTGAAGCCGATCGACAAGGCATTGATAGAACTGGCCGGTGAACACCGGCTCGTCGTCACGGCCGAAGACGGCTGCCGGGTGGGCGGTGTCGGATCCGTGCTCGCCCAGGAGTTGCGCGACCACAACGTCGACGTGCCAGTTCACAACTTCGGTATCCCCGCGCGCTTCCTCGATCACGGCAAGCGGGCGGGCATTCTCGACGAGCTCGGCCTCACCGGTCAGGGCCTCGCACGGGAGATCTCAGGTTTGGTGGCCGCCTTGGAATCCGACTCTTCCCTTGCTTCCTCGGAGACGGTGTAG
- a CDS encoding NADP-dependent oxidoreductase: protein MRALSIDRFSPIEDLRLIQMPDPEVTPGEVLIRVVSSAINPVDDKTRNGDIGDSTPPFPFTLGWELAGIVVEDPTGRFRPGDRVIGMSHQLGTGRGTWADLVSLPVTEVAVAPTSVGLVEAGTVPLPGATALQVLDWLDIHADSRLLVTGAAGAVGSIAVQIASSTGIHVDAVVSRPSQIEYVSSLGAESVVTHVEELPARSYDRVFDTYGADASEAISDGGRYATVATQAGPAPDLTARTIDSELCQVRADGDVLRQLVGLVDSGVISPRVDSVFSAADVVRAHQRFAAGNLQGKIALVF, encoded by the coding sequence ATGCGAGCACTATCGATCGACCGCTTCAGCCCCATCGAGGATCTCCGTCTGATCCAGATGCCAGATCCTGAAGTTACCCCGGGCGAAGTTCTGATCCGCGTCGTTTCGAGCGCTATCAACCCCGTAGACGACAAAACACGAAACGGTGACATCGGAGATTCCACGCCACCATTTCCATTCACGCTCGGGTGGGAATTGGCGGGCATTGTTGTCGAAGACCCAACAGGGCGCTTCAGGCCTGGCGACCGAGTAATCGGCATGTCCCATCAGTTGGGCACGGGCCGTGGGACGTGGGCGGATCTGGTCTCTCTGCCTGTCACGGAAGTCGCCGTCGCGCCAACCTCCGTGGGACTCGTAGAAGCAGGGACAGTGCCACTACCAGGGGCGACCGCTTTGCAAGTACTCGATTGGCTCGACATTCATGCTGACAGTCGTCTCCTTGTCACGGGCGCTGCCGGAGCGGTGGGCAGCATCGCCGTCCAAATCGCCTCCAGCACAGGCATCCACGTCGATGCTGTGGTCTCCCGGCCGTCACAAATCGAGTACGTCTCTTCTTTGGGTGCCGAATCTGTCGTCACCCACGTCGAGGAGCTCCCTGCCCGTTCCTATGATCGAGTTTTCGATACATACGGTGCAGATGCCTCGGAGGCGATCAGCGATGGTGGTCGGTACGCCACTGTCGCCACGCAAGCGGGACCGGCACCGGACCTCACTGCTCGGACTATCGACAGCGAACTCTGCCAGGTCCGCGCCGACGGTGATGTTCTCCGTCAACTGGTGGGCCTGGTCGACAGTGGCGTCATTAGTCCACGAGTCGACTCCGTTTTCTCAGCGGCAGACGTTGTTCGCGCCCATCAACGCTTCGCCGCGGGGAATCTTCAGGGAAAGATCGCACTGGTCTTCTAA
- the acnA gene encoding aconitate hydratase AcnA produces MASKNSFGARGSLDVGGSSYEIYRLAAAGDVARLPYSLKVLLENLLRTEDGANITADHVRALVNWDAKAKPSTEIQFTPGRVVMQDFTGVPCVVDLATMREAMSDLGGDPNKINPLAPAELVIDHSVIADVFGAPDSFDRNVELEYQRNRERYQFLRWGQGAFADFKVVPPGTGIVHQVNIEYLARTVIVRDGVAYPDTCVGTDSHTTMVNGLGVVGWGVGGIEAEAAMLGQPVSMLIPSVVGFKLSGALPDGATATDLVLTITEKLRQHGVVGKFVEFYGPGVAEVPLANRATIGNMSPEYGSTIAVFPIDEETVRYLQLTGRGEDEVALVEAYAKEQGLWHDPSVEPEYSEYLELDLSTVVPSIAGPKRPQDRVSLSDGKVAFRTSLRDYVADEDGTPHTDVDEAVEETFPASDPVSVRDGNGGESPRELVSAAARANGRTSKPVRVTLDDGNEFELDHGAVVIAAITSCTNTSNPSVMVGAALVAKKAVERGLNRKPWVKTTLAPGSKVVMDYYERAGLTPYLEKLGFHLVGYGCTTCIGNSGPLPEQISAAVNEHDLAVVSVLSGNRNFEGRINPDVKMNYLASPPLVVAYALAGTMDLDLTTEALGTDAQGEPVYLSDLWPSPAEIEEVVDSAIASEMFTRDYADVFAGDETWQSLPTPTGSTFEWDPQSTYVRKPPYFEGMQAEPAPVTDIAAARVLAKLGDSVTTDHISPAGAIKQDSPAGEYLSSHGISRRDFNSYGSRRGNHEVMIRGTFANIRLRNLLAPGTEGGFTRDFTQAESPADAPVTSIYDASVSYADAGIPLVVLAGKEYGSGSSRDWAAKGTALLGVRAVIAESFERIHRSNLIGMGVLPLQFPEGENAESLGLTGEESFDITGVEAMNAGETPSTVRVKARGAGGEVEFDAVVRIDTPGEAEYYRHGGIMQYVLRQLVGS; encoded by the coding sequence GTGGCCAGCAAGAACAGCTTTGGCGCCAGGGGCAGCCTCGATGTCGGGGGATCCTCCTATGAGATCTACCGGCTGGCTGCGGCAGGTGATGTCGCACGGCTCCCGTACAGCCTCAAGGTTCTCCTCGAGAACCTGTTGCGCACCGAGGACGGCGCCAACATCACCGCGGACCATGTGCGTGCGCTGGTCAACTGGGATGCCAAGGCCAAGCCCAGCACCGAGATCCAGTTCACGCCGGGCCGCGTTGTGATGCAGGACTTCACCGGCGTGCCGTGTGTGGTCGATCTCGCCACCATGCGGGAGGCGATGAGCGACCTCGGCGGTGATCCGAACAAGATCAACCCGCTCGCGCCCGCTGAGCTCGTGATCGATCACTCCGTCATCGCCGACGTCTTCGGGGCGCCGGATTCGTTCGACCGCAACGTCGAACTCGAGTACCAGCGCAACAGGGAGCGCTACCAGTTCCTGCGCTGGGGCCAGGGCGCCTTCGCCGATTTCAAGGTCGTCCCGCCCGGCACAGGCATCGTGCACCAGGTGAACATCGAGTACCTCGCTCGCACCGTAATCGTCCGCGACGGGGTGGCCTATCCCGACACCTGCGTCGGCACCGACAGCCACACCACCATGGTCAACGGCCTGGGTGTCGTCGGCTGGGGGGTCGGCGGCATCGAGGCCGAGGCCGCGATGCTCGGCCAGCCGGTCAGCATGCTCATCCCGAGCGTCGTCGGCTTCAAGCTGTCCGGCGCGCTACCGGACGGCGCCACGGCCACCGACCTGGTCCTCACCATCACCGAGAAGCTCCGGCAGCACGGGGTGGTCGGCAAATTCGTCGAGTTCTACGGCCCCGGCGTCGCCGAGGTGCCGCTGGCCAACCGCGCCACCATCGGCAACATGAGCCCCGAGTACGGCTCGACCATCGCGGTGTTCCCGATCGACGAAGAGACCGTACGGTACCTGCAGCTGACCGGCCGCGGTGAGGACGAGGTAGCACTGGTCGAGGCCTACGCCAAAGAGCAGGGTCTCTGGCACGATCCGTCGGTGGAGCCCGAGTACTCGGAGTACCTGGAACTCGACCTCAGCACCGTCGTTCCGTCCATCGCCGGTCCCAAGCGCCCGCAGGACCGCGTGTCGCTGTCGGACGGCAAAGTCGCCTTCCGGACGTCGTTGCGCGACTACGTCGCCGACGAAGACGGCACTCCGCACACCGACGTCGATGAAGCAGTCGAGGAGACCTTCCCAGCCAGCGACCCCGTATCGGTGCGAGACGGCAACGGTGGAGAGTCTCCACGTGAGCTCGTCTCCGCGGCCGCCCGCGCCAACGGACGCACCTCCAAGCCGGTGCGAGTCACCCTCGACGACGGCAACGAGTTCGAACTCGACCACGGGGCCGTCGTGATCGCCGCCATCACGTCATGCACCAACACGTCCAATCCGTCCGTCATGGTCGGCGCTGCCCTGGTCGCCAAGAAGGCTGTCGAGCGCGGCCTGAACCGCAAACCATGGGTGAAGACGACGCTGGCCCCAGGCTCCAAAGTGGTCATGGACTACTACGAGCGCGCCGGGCTGACCCCCTATCTCGAGAAGCTCGGCTTCCACCTGGTTGGCTATGGCTGCACCACCTGCATCGGCAACTCCGGGCCGCTGCCGGAGCAGATCAGTGCCGCGGTCAACGAGCACGATCTCGCCGTGGTCTCGGTGCTGTCCGGCAACCGGAACTTCGAGGGCCGGATCAACCCCGACGTCAAGATGAACTACCTGGCCTCGCCGCCGCTCGTCGTGGCATACGCGCTGGCTGGCACCATGGATCTCGACCTGACCACCGAAGCGTTGGGCACGGACGCGCAGGGCGAGCCGGTGTACCTGAGCGACCTGTGGCCGTCGCCGGCCGAGATCGAGGAGGTTGTGGACTCCGCGATCGCCAGCGAGATGTTCACCCGCGACTACGCCGACGTCTTCGCCGGCGACGAGACCTGGCAGTCGCTGCCGACGCCCACGGGCAGCACCTTCGAGTGGGACCCGCAGTCGACGTACGTGCGCAAGCCTCCGTACTTCGAAGGTATGCAGGCCGAGCCCGCACCGGTCACCGACATCGCCGCGGCACGCGTGCTTGCGAAGCTGGGCGATTCCGTGACCACCGACCACATCAGCCCGGCCGGAGCGATCAAGCAGGACTCGCCGGCGGGGGAGTACTTGTCCTCGCACGGGATTTCCCGGCGCGACTTCAACTCCTACGGTTCCCGGCGCGGCAACCACGAGGTGATGATCCGCGGCACCTTCGCCAACATCCGGCTGCGTAACCTGCTGGCTCCCGGCACCGAGGGCGGTTTCACCCGGGACTTCACCCAAGCTGAGTCTCCGGCCGACGCCCCGGTCACGTCCATCTACGACGCCTCCGTCTCCTACGCTGATGCTGGTATCCCGCTGGTGGTGCTGGCCGGCAAGGAGTACGGTTCGGGTTCGTCGCGCGACTGGGCGGCCAAGGGCACCGCGCTGCTGGGGGTGCGTGCGGTGATCGCGGAGTCGTTCGAGCGCATCCACCGGTCCAACCTGATCGGTATGGGTGTGCTGCCACTGCAGTTCCCCGAGGGCGAGAACGCCGAGTCGCTGGGACTGACCGGTGAGGAGTCCTTCGACATCACCGGCGTCGAGGCGATGAACGCCGGGGAGACGCCGTCCACGGTGCGGGTCAAGGCTCGCGGTGCGGGCGGCGAGGTCGAGTTCGACGCGGTCGTGCGCATCGACACACCAGGTGAGGCCGAGTACTACCGGCACGGCGGGATCATGCAGTACGTGCTTCGGCAACTCGTCGGTAGCTGA
- a CDS encoding phospholipase A2 produces MLAGTAGVVEGNLMWARIGWILSAVLVSFVLTGAGQVNRTTAGPEDTAAAAAVVAITGLDDGPGVAEAIPEDFADVMGYRPRTVVTPAGSMRVIQPHGDCSSPAGPTAYDFSFACKAHDYGYDLLRYATAKGAELGPWARVAIDDQFGSDLRDHCDAIGGGAGCRTTAGIGESAVKANSWRQGQGNPGAEDPTPYLVSGVMILLAAAGPSVAARVRQARSREATAAAGAGPPPGNRLRHPASRPGTAT; encoded by the coding sequence GTGCTCGCCGGAACGGCCGGCGTCGTCGAAGGGAACCTCATGTGGGCACGGATCGGGTGGATTCTGAGCGCGGTCCTCGTGTCATTCGTCCTCACCGGAGCCGGGCAGGTGAACCGGACGACCGCGGGACCGGAAGACACGGCGGCCGCCGCGGCAGTCGTCGCGATCACCGGGCTCGACGACGGTCCCGGCGTCGCCGAGGCGATCCCGGAGGACTTCGCCGACGTGATGGGATATCGGCCACGGACCGTGGTCACGCCCGCCGGCTCGATGCGCGTGATCCAGCCGCATGGAGACTGCTCGTCGCCGGCCGGCCCCACGGCGTACGACTTCAGCTTCGCCTGTAAGGCGCATGACTACGGCTACGACCTGCTCAGGTACGCGACGGCGAAGGGTGCGGAGCTTGGCCCGTGGGCGCGGGTCGCGATCGATGATCAGTTCGGGTCCGACCTCCGGGATCACTGCGACGCCATTGGCGGGGGCGCGGGGTGCCGGACGACGGCCGGGATCGGCGAATCAGCGGTCAAGGCGAACTCCTGGCGGCAAGGGCAGGGAAACCCGGGAGCAGAGGACCCGACGCCCTACCTGGTCTCGGGGGTGATGATTCTGCTGGCGGCAGCCGGCCCCTCGGTGGCCGCGCGAGTCCGGCAGGCTCGCTCCCGGGAGGCCACCGCCGCGGCCGGGGCCGGGCCGCCGCCGGGGAATCGGCTCCGCCACCCGGCATCGCGGCCAGGGACAGCGACGTGA
- a CDS encoding acyltransferase family protein produces the protein MRRAAWAAKAADLDGVTPMDRDRVIDAVRVTSLLVVVVGHWLMAGVTNDGGEVRGTNTLTEIPALQPLTWVFQVMPLFFVAGGFANVTVWRRTVRRGYGYPEFLRNRTIRLLRPVLVFVLIAQSLLGAAWIAGLPADDLDYVASLLGRPLWFLVIYLLVTALAPVMAAWHARAPVMALIVPAGAAAVADVSRLAADGPAYVNFALVWLAVQQLGVWYADGHLTGMSRRALGAVLGLALATLLVLTVPGPYPVSMIGLPGETSNMNPPSVCLMLLAVAQTALIVLVRPRLLRWLGRPGTWAVVVVLGARAMQLYLWHLAALVAVVGLTLLFGVGLPAPGTVAWWLTRPVWLAVLAGVLATLVVPMFRLERFSIAWRAAGAGRRAPERRDVTHSVVVPRLLAPGVALVMAGLFGYATSGLEYFGSAGEGLAGFPVSWLPSTLCLVGGWTLTSAARRSFRGTSRR, from the coding sequence GTGAGAAGGGCGGCATGGGCGGCCAAGGCAGCGGACCTCGATGGTGTGACACCCATGGATCGGGACCGGGTGATCGATGCCGTGCGGGTGACGAGTCTGCTGGTCGTGGTGGTGGGGCATTGGCTGATGGCCGGTGTCACGAATGACGGCGGCGAGGTGCGGGGCACGAACACGCTGACGGAGATCCCGGCGCTGCAGCCTCTGACGTGGGTCTTCCAAGTCATGCCGCTGTTCTTCGTCGCCGGGGGATTCGCCAACGTCACGGTGTGGCGACGCACCGTGCGGCGCGGCTACGGGTACCCGGAGTTCCTGCGCAATCGCACGATCCGGCTGCTCCGGCCAGTCCTGGTGTTCGTCCTGATCGCTCAGAGTCTGCTCGGTGCCGCCTGGATCGCCGGGCTGCCGGCCGACGATCTGGACTACGTCGCGAGCCTGCTGGGCCGGCCACTCTGGTTCTTGGTCATCTATCTCCTCGTGACCGCCCTCGCACCAGTGATGGCGGCCTGGCACGCCCGGGCGCCGGTCATGGCGCTGATCGTGCCGGCCGGCGCCGCGGCGGTCGCCGACGTCAGCCGGCTGGCCGCTGACGGCCCGGCGTACGTCAACTTCGCGCTCGTGTGGCTGGCGGTACAGCAACTCGGCGTCTGGTACGCCGACGGCCACCTGACGGGTATGTCGCGACGTGCTCTGGGCGCAGTACTGGGCCTGGCGCTGGCCACACTGCTCGTGCTGACAGTGCCAGGCCCGTATCCGGTGAGCATGATCGGGTTGCCCGGGGAGACATCGAACATGAACCCACCGTCGGTCTGCCTGATGTTGCTGGCCGTGGCGCAGACTGCCCTCATCGTGCTGGTCCGGCCACGGCTGCTGCGCTGGCTCGGGCGGCCGGGGACGTGGGCCGTCGTCGTCGTCCTGGGAGCGCGAGCGATGCAGCTCTACCTATGGCACCTGGCCGCGCTGGTCGCCGTCGTCGGCCTCACACTTCTGTTCGGCGTTGGTCTCCCGGCGCCCGGCACGGTTGCGTGGTGGCTGACGAGGCCGGTTTGGCTGGCAGTCCTCGCAGGCGTCCTCGCCACGCTCGTGGTGCCGATGTTCCGCCTGGAACGGTTCAGCATCGCGTGGCGTGCTGCCGGCGCCGGCCGGCGCGCCCCGGAGCGCCGCGACGTCACGCACAGCGTGGTTGTGCCGCGCCTGCTGGCACCAGGCGTAGCGCTGGTGATGGCGGGCCTGTTCGGCTACGCGACGTCCGGCCTGGAGTATTTCGGATCGGCCGGCGAAGGGCTGGCGGGCTTTCCGGTGAGCTGGCTGCCCAGCACCTTGTGCCTCGTCGGTGGCTGGACGTTGACGTCGGCGGCGCGGCGCTCGTTCAGAGGTACCAGTCGCCGTTGA
- a CDS encoding helix-turn-helix domain-containing protein, with the protein MSSSRRSPAQGSLGEFLKSRRAELTPARAGIEDWGKRRRVPGLRREEVAHLAGVSVAYYVRLEQGQAYNASNEVLLALARALHLSATETEHLLDLAKPSPMRPSPRTRPEHPHPRALAMLDSIGDRPAVLLGRRNDALAWTPTGHALLAPHLPFDVSDPRTRPSLPRLLFLDPQVRGAYSYWQTEARAYVAHLRRISGKYPDDSRLAELVGELCMKDVDFAAMWATGRVGGCTSGSKHFQHPLVGPLTVEFQIWLQADSPDHRLEVYTPADQPSADALALLNTITQERTAAARHLPPERETIGRVDP; encoded by the coding sequence ATGAGCAGTTCACGGCGATCACCTGCGCAGGGCAGCCTGGGCGAGTTCTTGAAGTCTCGCCGCGCCGAGCTCACCCCCGCCCGGGCCGGGATCGAGGACTGGGGTAAACGCCGCCGCGTGCCCGGCCTGCGTAGAGAAGAAGTCGCCCACCTCGCCGGGGTCTCCGTCGCCTACTACGTCCGCCTCGAACAGGGCCAGGCCTACAACGCCTCCAACGAGGTGCTGCTGGCCCTCGCACGGGCGCTGCACCTGAGTGCGACCGAGACAGAACATCTGCTCGATCTTGCCAAACCCTCACCGATGCGGCCCTCCCCGCGCACCCGGCCCGAGCACCCCCACCCGCGAGCCCTGGCGATGCTGGATTCCATCGGGGATCGACCGGCGGTGCTGCTGGGCCGACGCAACGACGCGCTCGCGTGGACGCCGACCGGCCATGCGCTACTTGCTCCACACCTGCCCTTCGACGTGAGTGACCCGCGGACTCGCCCGTCGTTGCCGAGGCTGCTGTTCCTCGACCCGCAAGTACGCGGCGCGTACTCGTACTGGCAGACGGAGGCCCGCGCCTACGTCGCCCACCTGCGGCGGATCAGCGGGAAGTACCCCGATGACTCCCGGCTGGCGGAGCTCGTCGGTGAGCTGTGCATGAAAGACGTCGACTTCGCCGCGATGTGGGCCACCGGACGCGTCGGCGGATGCACCTCCGGCAGCAAACACTTCCAGCACCCCCTCGTCGGCCCACTGACGGTCGAGTTCCAGATTTGGCTTCAAGCCGACAGCCCTGACCACCGGCTCGAGGTCTACACACCAGCCGACCAGCCATCAGCCGATGCCCTCGCACTCCTGAACACCATCACCCAAGAGAGAACAGCCGCAGCCAGACACCTGCCGCCTGAACGAGAGACGATAGGCCGCGTCGACCCGTAG
- a CDS encoding sensor histidine kinase, giving the protein MRVTLECDDSLVGDGYPERVVDDQTQWHARSRSPRWTRLTQRPWWPWLGALGLFVVALASVTEVLELAGIAIPVAAALAAAPFGLIATHPATGWVLSAAGALLVSRVFPVVDGDPWPWPVIHGIVLLALLFAVGFARAMTPRRGLRLVTMFGTWLATAVLFAVSVPGDLRAGWALGAILVGAAGFVGRLAGLTPARSTPAESPISPAAVPAALLRAFREAFIDWIPSPPAGRPFAERLLARFGWAERVRQVLPWLLAFGVFWIAVASIRETLEVHDLVRPFFAALIALPVALSRRHALLGWRLITAVAIVVAVVGTPSGGLDPGTWPVVMQWVWLAMTFLVALRHNRLTMIWVWIATVTTLSAGAADDAGVTVTLIVAASALVLIGDLLRARRLASREAERQSELSDLEKARRTVLEERTRIARDLHDVVAHHMSMVVVQAETAPYRLPDLSEAAQAEFNAVSTSAREALNEIRSLLGVLRSDDQAVLTAPQPGVENLEELVESVARSGVPVRLVTSGSPAGVETAVGLSTYRIVQESLANAARHAPGAPVTVHVGYAAGSVDLRIVNGPPAVPTQQGPPGHGLIGMRERASVVGGTLEANPLPDGGFEVSAVIPINAHADSNAVDMEEPSGEQ; this is encoded by the coding sequence GTGCGTGTCACTCTGGAGTGCGACGATTCGCTCGTCGGCGATGGCTACCCTGAACGCGTGGTCGACGATCAGACGCAGTGGCACGCTCGCAGCCGGTCACCCCGTTGGACGAGGCTGACCCAGCGTCCCTGGTGGCCCTGGCTCGGTGCGCTCGGCCTGTTCGTGGTCGCCCTGGCGAGCGTCACGGAGGTTCTCGAGCTCGCAGGCATCGCGATCCCGGTGGCGGCGGCGCTGGCCGCCGCGCCGTTCGGCCTGATCGCTACCCACCCGGCGACCGGATGGGTTCTCTCGGCCGCCGGCGCGTTACTCGTCTCGCGAGTGTTCCCGGTGGTGGACGGCGATCCCTGGCCCTGGCCGGTGATTCACGGCATCGTCCTGCTCGCTTTGCTGTTCGCTGTCGGCTTCGCGCGCGCGATGACACCCCGTCGTGGCCTTCGCCTCGTGACGATGTTCGGCACGTGGCTCGCGACGGCCGTCCTGTTCGCGGTGTCCGTTCCCGGTGACCTTCGTGCCGGATGGGCGCTGGGGGCGATCCTGGTCGGAGCGGCCGGGTTCGTCGGCCGGCTGGCCGGCCTGACACCGGCCCGGAGCACACCGGCGGAATCGCCGATATCGCCGGCTGCCGTCCCGGCCGCTCTGCTCCGCGCGTTCCGTGAAGCGTTCATCGACTGGATTCCGTCGCCGCCGGCCGGCCGCCCGTTCGCCGAGCGACTGCTGGCCCGGTTCGGCTGGGCTGAGCGGGTCCGTCAGGTGCTGCCCTGGCTCTTGGCGTTCGGAGTCTTCTGGATCGCCGTCGCCTCGATCCGCGAGACGCTCGAAGTACACGACCTCGTCCGCCCGTTCTTCGCGGCGCTGATTGCGCTGCCGGTCGCGCTGTCCCGACGGCACGCGCTGCTGGGCTGGCGGCTCATCACCGCGGTGGCGATCGTCGTCGCCGTCGTCGGCACGCCGAGCGGCGGCCTCGACCCCGGCACCTGGCCGGTAGTCATGCAATGGGTCTGGCTGGCGATGACGTTCCTGGTCGCCCTGCGCCACAACCGGTTGACCATGATCTGGGTGTGGATCGCCACGGTGACGACCCTGTCGGCCGGGGCCGCCGATGACGCCGGCGTCACCGTGACGCTCATCGTCGCCGCGTCGGCGCTGGTGCTGATCGGGGACCTGCTGCGCGCCCGGCGGCTGGCCAGCCGGGAGGCCGAGCGTCAGAGCGAGCTGAGCGATCTGGAGAAGGCCCGCCGCACGGTCTTGGAGGAACGCACCCGGATAGCGCGGGATCTGCACGACGTGGTGGCGCATCACATGTCGATGGTGGTGGTGCAGGCCGAGACCGCGCCCTACCGTCTGCCGGACCTCTCCGAGGCCGCCCAGGCGGAGTTCAATGCCGTCAGCACATCGGCTCGGGAAGCCCTCAACGAGATCCGCAGCTTGCTCGGAGTGCTGCGCAGCGACGATCAAGCAGTCCTCACCGCACCGCAGCCCGGAGTTGAGAATCTCGAAGAACTCGTCGAGAGCGTCGCCCGCTCAGGAGTGCCGGTCCGCTTGGTCACCAGCGGCAGCCCAGCTGGGGTGGAAACGGCCGTGGGCCTGTCCACGTACCGGATCGTCCAGGAGTCACTGGCCAACGCCGCCCGGCACGCTCCAGGTGCGCCGGTGACCGTACATGTCGGATACGCTGCCGGGTCGGTGGACCTGCGCATCGTCAATGGCCCCCCGGCCGTGCCCACCCAGCAGGGGCCGCCAGGACACGGTTTGATCGGCATGCGAGAGCGGGCGAGCGTCGTCGGCGGAACTCTCGAAGCAAACCCCCTGCCGGATGGCGGATTCGAGGTCTCCGCCGTTATACCGATCAATGCCCACGCCGATTCGAATGCGGTCGACATGGAGGAGCCTTCTGGTGAACAGTGA